The following coding sequences lie in one Glycine soja cultivar W05 chromosome 16, ASM419377v2, whole genome shotgun sequence genomic window:
- the LOC114390149 gene encoding probable apyrase 7: MVFGKHPGVKNHLRISSSLQDLSSYRYDLEHGPTPNNFTSSFSKTKPVQLPNPVRRKHLFLFPILILLLFLLLFFLYTLYSHHSSPKYYVVLDCGSTGTRVYVYRAQIQHNDKKTTLPISIQSLKDGLRKNPSSGRAYDRMETEPGLDKLLHNRTGLKTALVPLLKWAQKQIPETSHKTTSLFLYATAGVRRLPFDDSKWLLDNAWSFLKSSSPFVCKRDWVKIISGTEEAYFGWIALNYDSGILGVKPRRETYGALDLGGSSLQVTFEGNSNKEPQQLFNSETSLYVRIGSVNHHLTAYSLAGYGLNEAFDKSVAHVFKEFGYGMEDVVKGNLEVKHPCLQIGYKERYSCSHCSSAVKKGGESLMVEGNGNVVGKKEGGSRTVVTLVGAPNWLKCSTLAKVAVNLSEWSDVRPGLDCEVHPCALRGNLPQPMGHFYVISGFFVVYRFFNLTAEATLEDVLEKGREFCDKRWDVARKSVAPQPFIEQYCFRAPYIASLLREGLHITDKHITVGSGSITWTLGVALLEAGKAYSVRFGLRGFYLLQMKMKPLILIPILILSFILLLCALSWVVNWMPRFFRRQYLPFFRHNSASSASGINIPSPFRFQRWSPMNSGDGRTKTPLSPTIAGSQDRPFSLGHGLSDNSGNIQLMESSFHPSASSVSHSYSSNNLGQMQFDSSSIGAFWSPHRSQMHLQSRRSQSREDLNSSLAETHMVKA, from the exons ATGGTCTTTGGCAAACATCCAGGCGTCAAGAACCACCTCCGAATCTCCTCCTCCCTCCAAGATCTCTCCTCCTATCGCTACGACCTCGAACATGGCCCCACACCCAACAACTTCACTTCCAGTTTCTCCAAAACCAAACCGGTTCAACTCCCCAACCCGGTTCGCCGCAAACACCTCTTCCTCTTCCCGATCCtcatcctcctcctcttcctcctcctcttttTCCTCTACACCCTCTACTCCCACCACTCCTCCCCCAAATACTACGTCGTTCTCGACTGCGGCAGCACCGGGACACGTGTCTACGTCTACAGAGCCCAAATCCAACACAATGACAAAAAAACCACCCTCCCTATCTCCATCCAATCACTAAAAGACGGCTTGCGCAAGAACCCTTCAAGCGGCCGCGCCTACGACCGCATGGAAACCGAACCGGGTCTCGACAAACTGCTCCACAACCGAACCGGTTTAAAAACCGCCCTCGTACCGCTTCTCAAATGGGCTCAGAAGCAGATTCCAGAAACTTCCCATAAAACCACTTCGCTTTTCCTCTACGCCACCGCAGGGGTTCGGAGACTCCCCTTCGACGATTCGAAATGGCTGCTCGACAACGCGTGGAGCTTTTTGAAGAGCTCTTCGCCGTTCGTGTGCAAGAGGGATTGGGTCAAGATCATTTCGGGGACCGAAGAGGCTTACTTTGGATGGATTGCGCTTAATTACGATTCCGGGATTCTTGGGGTTAAGCCGAGGAGAGAAACATACGGTGCTCTTGATTTGGGAGGGTCTTCATTGCAGGTCACGTTTGAGGGGAATAGCAATAAAGAGCCGCAACAGTTGTTCAATAGTGAGACTAGTTTGTATGTTAGGATTGGGTCTGTGAACCATCATTTGACGGCTTATTCACTCGCGGGGTATGGCCTCAATGAGGCATTTGATAAGTCTGTTGCTCATGTTTTTAAGGAGTTTGGGTATGGTATGGAGGATGTTGTTAAGGGGAATTTGGAGGTTAAGCATCCCTGCTTGCAAATCGGGTACAAGGAGAGGTATTCGTGCTCACATTGTTCTTCTGCTGTGAAGAAAGGAGGGGAGAGTCTGATGGTTGAGGGAAATGGGAATGTGGTGGGGAAGAAGGAGGGAGGATCAAGGACTGTGGTGACGCTTGTTGGCGCCCCAAATTGGTTGAAGTGTAGCACGCTGGCGAAGGTTGCCGTGAATTTGTCTGAGTGGAGTGATGTTAGGCCTGGGCTGGATTGTGAGGTTCACCCGTGTGCCCTTCGTGGTAATTTGCCCCAGCCAATGGGGCACTTTTATGTGATTTCTGGGTTCTTTGTGGTGTATCGGTTTTTCAATTTGACTGCTGAGGCCACGCTTGAGGATGTGTTGGAGAAGGGGAGGGAGTTCTGTGATAAGAGATGGGATGTTGCGAGGAAGAGTGTTGCCCCTCAGCCGTTTATTGAGCAGTATTGCTTCAGAGCACCATATATTGCATCGTTGCTGAGGGAGGGTTTGCACATTACTGATAAGCATATAACTGTTGGCTCTGGAAGCATAACTTGGACTCTTGGGGTGGCCTTGTTGGAAGCTGGGAAGGCGTATTCGGTTAGGTTTGGACTCCGTGGTTTTTACTTGCTTCAGATGAAGATGAAACCGCTTATTCTTATTCCCATTTTGAtactttctttcattcttctgcTTTGTGCTTTGTCGTGGGTTGTCAATTGGATGCCAAGATTTTTCCGGAGACAGTATCTTCCATTTTTCAGGCATAACAGTGCGTCCAGTGCATCTGGTATTAATATCCCATCTCCTTTCCGGTTTCAGCGGTGGAGTCCTATGAATTCTG GAGATGGAAGAACAAAGACCCCACTCAGCCCAACAATTGCAGGTTCACAGGATAGACCGTTTAGCCTGGGGCATGGCCTTAGTGATAACAGTGGAAACATCCAGCTGATGGAATCTTCCTTTCACCCATCAGCTAGTAGTGTCTCACATAGTTATTCCTCGAACAATTTAGGGCAGATGCAGTTCGACAGCAGTAGTATAGGGGCATTCTGGTCACCTCACAGAAGTCAGATGCATCTGCAGAGTAGAAGATCTCAATCTCGAGAAGACCTGAATTCTTCATTGGCTGAGACACACATGGTGAAGGCTTAG